GCGTGCTGCTGGGCGCCGCCGTCGGAACGAGCCGGACTTTGTACACATCGCTCCGGGGCATCATCGACTACCTACAGGCAGTCGGCGAGATCGGATGGCTCCCGCTCTTCATCATCTGGTCCGGCTTCAACGACCGGACCATCATCCTGACCGTGGCCTACACGATCTTCTTCCCGGTGTTCTATGGGACGGTCTCCGGCCTACTCACCGTCCCCAAAACCCTCAGCGACTCTGTCCTCACCCTCGGCGGTGGCCGCTGGCATGTCCTGCGGGAGGTCCTGCTACCGGGCGCACTCCCGGCGATCATTACCGGCCTGCGCGTCGGGATGGGCTTCGGCTGGCGCACGGTCATCCTGGCCGAAATGCTGGTGGCCCAAGCCGGGCTCGGCGTCCTGATGTTCCAGGCCCGCTCGTTCTTCCGCGTGGACTGGGTGCTCGTCGGCATGGTGTTGAGCGGCATGCTCTGGCTACTGACGGACCGGTTCGTGCTGCTGCCCCTCGAGGCGCACACCATCCAGCACTGGGGCATCCAGGTGGTGGAGGCGTAACCGCGTGGCCACCGCCACTCCTGCAATCCCGTCCGGATTCCGCCCAAGCGGCGCGCGCCTGCTCGTGCTCCGCACCCTCCCGTTTGCGATCGCGGTGGTCGCCTGGTGGGCCGCCACGACACCATGGGGCGGCGTACCGCGGTATGTCCTCCCATCGCCAAGCGCCGTGTTCCAGGACGCGGTCGACCTCGCCCGCCAAGGCGTGCTGCTCGACGCGGTGCTGTCGAGCATTACCCGCATGGTGGTTGGGTTTCTGGTCGGCGCAACGCTCGGGATCACCTTCGGGATTGTCGTGGGCACGAACCGCGCGGTGGCGGCGTTCTTCATGCCCCTGGCGCGTTTCTTCCAGGCAATCGCGGGAGTGATCTGGATCCCGCTCGCGGTCCTGTGGCTCGGGATCAGCTGGCGGAGCGTCACGTTCATCATCTTCAACACCGTGTTCTTCCTCGTGTTCTACAACACGCTAATGGGCGTGCAGACCGTGCCCCGAACCCTGCGCAACTCGATCCTGACGCTCGGAGGGAGCCGTTGGGACGTGATCCGCGAGGTGCTGCTCCCCGGAGCGCTGCCGAGCATCCTCGTCGGCCTGCGGGTCGGCGTGGGGTACGGCTGGCGGTCCCTCATCGCGGCGGAGATCATTGCGAGCGGTCAGGGGCTCGGCGTGCTGATCTGGCAGGGGGAGCGGTTCTTCCGCATCCCGGATATCGTCGTGGGCCTGTTCCTCATCGGGCTGATCAGCCTGTTCATGGACCGGCTCGTGTTTGCCCCACTCCAGGCACGCACCGTTGAACGCTGGGGCACGACCGCGGGCGCGCCCCGCTAACCATTTGCGGGCCCATCGTACCGCACGTGCATGGCGCACGCGACGTATCAAGGTTCGTGAGTCGCCAGAGGAGGTGCGAATTGGAAACGCGACGCTCGGCTCTCACACTGTCGCTCGTTCTGGCGTGTTTGGTGCTGCTGGCCGGAGGGGGCACGGCGGCCACGCTCGATGCCCCCATCACGGTGACGTCCGGCGGCCTGTGCATCTGCCACGCGCCTCTATACGTCGGGATCGCCAAAGGGATCTTCGCGAAGGACGGAGTGAACTTGCGCGTGCTTCGTGTGGCCAGCGGGTTTGAAGGGCTGGCCGCCCTGCAGACCGGAAGCGCTCAGGTCGCCGACGCGGTCCCCGCCGTCGCGGCGCAAGCAATCGCGCAGGGCATCGACGTCAAAGCGGTGCTGCCCGCGAACGGCGACGCGACCGGGACGGTCCCGACGGACAACTACTTCGCGGTGATCGCGCGGCCCGGGCGCGGCATCCGCTCCGACCACCTCGAGGACCTCAAGGGCAAGACGATCGGGCTCCCCGTGGGAACCGTGGCGCACCAATACCTGTTCTACGCGGCGCAGGCCAAGAACCTGGACCCGCAAAAGGACTTTCGTCTGCAGAACGTGTCGCCGGCCGACCTGCCGAGCGCTCTGCAGAGTGGGTCGGTGGACGCCATCGTGTCGTGGGAACCGATACCGTTGCAGGCACTCAGCATGATGAAGGACGCGGTCGTCGTGGCTCGAGGCGGCAACCACATCCAGTACCTGTTCTTCCGCTGGATGTCGTCCCGGTACGTCGCTACGAATCCCGGGACGACGAAGCGCTTCGTTGCGGCGTTCGCCGAATCGGCCCAGTATACGCGCGAGCACCCTGACGAGGCGGCCGACATCGTCGCCAAGGAGTTTAATGGGCTGGACCGCGGCGTCATCCGCCAGTCCCTCCGCTATCTCACCTTCGACATGCGCGTGTCCCGTGCAACGATGGACGCGGCGCAACAGGGGCTCGACTTTGCCTCGAAGATCGGCGCCCTCAAGCAAACACCGTCACTCAACTCGATGCTGGATCTCCGCTACCTCAACCAGGTGGTCAAGGAAGATCCGAAGATCTTCAGCGACCTGCCCGCGATCCCGCGCGCCCTTGTCCTCCCGTAGCCGCCGCGAGTTCGCCGTGGGCTCAGACCTGTTCGACCTCACCGGCCGGATCGCGGCGGTCTGCGGCGGAGCGGGCGGCATCGGCGGCCGCGTCGCCGCGGGGCTCGCTCGACAGGGGGCATCGGTGGCTGTCGTCGATCTCGACGAGGAAGGCGCCGGGCGGGTGGCGCACGACATCCAGGCCCTCGGCGGGCGCGCGACTGCGGTCTCGGCCGACATCGCGACGTCGATCGCGGCCACCCGGTGCGTGGACGCGGTCGTCAAAGAGCTGGGGGCGCTCGACGTGCTCGTGAACGCGGTCGGCTTCAACATCTTCAAGCCGGTGCTCGAGCTCACCGACGACGAGATCCAGCGCTTGGTGTCGCTCAATCTCACCTCGGCGCTTCTGATCTCCCGGGCCGCGGTTCCGGCGATGCGACGCCGCGGGGGTGGGAAGATCATCAACTTCGCATCGGTGACGGCGCTGTTTGGCAGCCCAGGGCAGAGCGTCTACGCGGCGGCGAAGGCCGGGCTCGTGAACCTGACAAAATCGATGGCGCTCGAGTGGGCCCCGTACCACATCCAGGTGAACGCGGTGTCGCCGGTGATGACGGAGACGGCGATCAACGCTGCTTGGCTCGCCGCGAACCCGGACCGCAAGGCCGGGATCGCGTCCGCGATCCCGGCGGGACGGCTTGGCCGCCCTGACGACCTCGTTGGGCCCGTGGTGTTTCTTGCCAGCCGCGCGTCCGACTTTGTGCTGGGCCAGACGCTCTACGTCGACGGCGGGACCGGTGCCGTGCACCCGCTGCTCAAATGAGGCGGCACTGAGATGCGGATCGTCGTCATGGGAGCGGGCGGGCTGGGCTCGAAGTTCGGTGGGCTCCTGGCCGAGCACGCCGACGTCTGGCTGGTGCATCGACGACCGGCCCACGTCGAGGCGATCGAGCGACATGGGCTCCGGATCCGGCGGGATGGCGCCGAGCGGATCGTGAGCCCGCGCGCGACGACCGATCTCCGCGGGCTAGGAACCGTGGACGTCGTACTGCTGCTGGTCAAGTCATACGACACTGACGGCGCGGCCGAGGCGATCGTGCCCTTGCTCGGCCGGCACTCGCTTGTCGTCACGTTCCAGAACGGCCTCGGCAATCTCGAGACGCTCGCCGGGCGCGCCGGCGCTGCCCGAAGCGCGCTCGGCGTGACGTTCCAGGGCGCCACGCTGGCGGGGCCCGGAACGGTCATCGACACCGGCCATGGACCAAGCTATCTCGGCGGGGCGCCGGCGAGCGCGGACCGGGTGTCCGCGCTCGCGGAGCTCCTTACTCGCGCCACCATTCCGACGGAGGTCGTCGCCAACGTGGAGGGCTTGCTGTGGGCGAAGCTCGCCGTGACCGCGGGAATCAACGCGGTCGCCGCGGTGCTGCGCGTGCCGAACGGGGTGCTCGGCCGTGTGGCGGAGGCGAAGCAGTTGTCGCTGCGCGCGATCGACGAGACCATGGCCGTCGCGGAGGCGCGCGCGATCCGTTTGGCGTTCGATCCGCGCGAGCGATTCGAGTTGGTCACAGCAGCGACCGCGGACATGCGGTCGGGCACGCTGCTCGATGCGATGCGCGGACGGCGGACGGAGGTGGACGCACTCTCCGGCGCCATCGCGGCAGCCGGACGCGCGGCGGGCGTGCCCACGCCCGTCAACGAGGCACTGTGGTTGATGGTGAAGGCGATCGAGGCCACGCACACGTTCCGCGTGGCCGAGGCCTGAGGAAGGGGCAATCATCCAATGAGCCGGCTTGGCACGCTGCTCAATGACTATGCGAACAAGCGGGTGCGGACGCTTATCGCCCTGCATAGCGGCACGTCCGCGGACGGCATCACGGCGGCGCTCCTGCGCGTCGAGGGATCGCAGGACACGGCCCGAGCCACACTGGTCCGTTGCCAGGGGTTTCCCTACCCGTCCGCGTTC
The bacterium genome window above contains:
- a CDS encoding ABC transporter permease — protein: MATATPAIPSGFRPSGARLLVLRTLPFAIAVVAWWAATTPWGGVPRYVLPSPSAVFQDAVDLARQGVLLDAVLSSITRMVVGFLVGATLGITFGIVVGTNRAVAAFFMPLARFFQAIAGVIWIPLAVLWLGISWRSVTFIIFNTVFFLVFYNTLMGVQTVPRTLRNSILTLGGSRWDVIREVLLPGALPSILVGLRVGVGYGWRSLIAAEIIASGQGLGVLIWQGERFFRIPDIVVGLFLIGLISLFMDRLVFAPLQARTVERWGTTAGAPR
- a CDS encoding ABC transporter permease is translated as MAIAITSTVLSRPARFAARHPSLTTILKNVGPFVPLLALWQVLVWLRVSPPSFLPAPASLVPAFTSLAERSNLFGQLSLTVYRVAAAAAIGLGAGVLLGAAVGTSRTLYTSLRGIIDYLQAVGEIGWLPLFIIWSGFNDRTIILTVAYTIFFPVFYGTVSGLLTVPKTLSDSVLTLGGGRWHVLREVLLPGALPAIITGLRVGMGFGWRTVILAEMLVAQAGLGVLMFQARSFFRVDWVLVGMVLSGMLWLLTDRFVLLPLEAHTIQHWGIQVVEA
- a CDS encoding glucose 1-dehydrogenase — translated: MGSDLFDLTGRIAAVCGGAGGIGGRVAAGLARQGASVAVVDLDEEGAGRVAHDIQALGGRATAVSADIATSIAATRCVDAVVKELGALDVLVNAVGFNIFKPVLELTDDEIQRLVSLNLTSALLISRAAVPAMRRRGGGKIINFASVTALFGSPGQSVYAAAKAGLVNLTKSMALEWAPYHIQVNAVSPVMTETAINAAWLAANPDRKAGIASAIPAGRLGRPDDLVGPVVFLASRASDFVLGQTLYVDGGTGAVHPLLK
- a CDS encoding 2-dehydropantoate 2-reductase; the encoded protein is MRIVVMGAGGLGSKFGGLLAEHADVWLVHRRPAHVEAIERHGLRIRRDGAERIVSPRATTDLRGLGTVDVVLLLVKSYDTDGAAEAIVPLLGRHSLVVTFQNGLGNLETLAGRAGAARSALGVTFQGATLAGPGTVIDTGHGPSYLGGAPASADRVSALAELLTRATIPTEVVANVEGLLWAKLAVTAGINAVAAVLRVPNGVLGRVAEAKQLSLRAIDETMAVAEARAIRLAFDPRERFELVTAATADMRSGTLLDAMRGRRTEVDALSGAIAAAGRAAGVPTPVNEALWLMVKAIEATHTFRVAEA
- a CDS encoding ABC transporter substrate-binding protein codes for the protein METRRSALTLSLVLACLVLLAGGGTAATLDAPITVTSGGLCICHAPLYVGIAKGIFAKDGVNLRVLRVASGFEGLAALQTGSAQVADAVPAVAAQAIAQGIDVKAVLPANGDATGTVPTDNYFAVIARPGRGIRSDHLEDLKGKTIGLPVGTVAHQYLFYAAQAKNLDPQKDFRLQNVSPADLPSALQSGSVDAIVSWEPIPLQALSMMKDAVVVARGGNHIQYLFFRWMSSRYVATNPGTTKRFVAAFAESAQYTREHPDEAADIVAKEFNGLDRGVIRQSLRYLTFDMRVSRATMDAAQQGLDFASKIGALKQTPSLNSMLDLRYLNQVVKEDPKIFSDLPAIPRALVLP